A single window of Rubripirellula lacrimiformis DNA harbors:
- a CDS encoding ankyrin repeat domain-containing protein, which yields MNRADFKFIAAIRSGCLVDFNEAVDRGASPSSRSWDGTPSLVVASKARRPDYARRLIELGADPNQIKDKRGDTLLFRAARIGPPASGSLKRRQIDQCRPHAAAEKAAPAPIDNASAQEDHKILWFN from the coding sequence ATGAACCGTGCCGATTTCAAGTTCATTGCCGCGATCCGCTCTGGGTGCCTAGTTGATTTCAACGAGGCCGTTGATCGCGGGGCTTCACCATCATCGCGCAGCTGGGACGGCACTCCATCGTTAGTTGTCGCTTCCAAAGCTCGGCGTCCCGACTACGCACGCCGGTTGATTGAACTGGGTGCCGATCCCAACCAAATCAAAGACAAACGCGGCGACACGCTCCTGTTCCGTGCCGCGCGCATTGGGCCGCCGGCAAGCGGATCGCTAAAACGTCGGCAAATCGATCAATGTCGCCCACACGCCGCTGCTGAGAAAGCAGCTCCAGCCCCGATCGACAATGCTTCGGCGCAGGAAGATCACAAAATTCTTTGGTTTAACTGA
- a CDS encoding DUF6527 family protein gives MLDQFWNWLRSCWPFGGRWKAVLVDDVPTELDDRMVYLVREDEVVWQAVMSCPCGCGATIQLCCLPNTRPRWTWRQESGGDVTLHPSVWRKVGCRSHFFLRSGRIVWC, from the coding sequence ATGCTTGATCAGTTTTGGAATTGGCTGCGGTCATGCTGGCCGTTCGGCGGGCGATGGAAAGCCGTTCTTGTCGATGACGTTCCGACTGAACTGGATGACCGCATGGTCTACCTCGTACGCGAAGACGAGGTCGTTTGGCAGGCGGTGATGTCGTGTCCGTGCGGTTGCGGGGCGACGATCCAACTTTGCTGTCTGCCGAATACGAGGCCACGTTGGACTTGGCGTCAGGAATCGGGCGGCGACGTCACCTTGCACCCGTCTGTTTGGCGAAAGGTCGGTTGTCGCAGTCATTTCTTTCTTCGATCCGGCCGAATCGTTTGGTGCTAG
- the parA gene encoding ParA family partition ATPase translates to MHRNTTDMIYAYLNQKGGVGKTTLSIHTAAELAKRGRRVLLIDADPQGSSLTWSNCREKALFTVVGMPKATLHKEIDLMVGDYDDVVIDGPPRVTELARSIILAADIVIIPIQPSPMDVWAAADTVDLVKEAQIYKPELRCVLAINRKIANTAIGRDVRTALAELEVPVLKHDIGQRVTFAETAANGSTVLDQRRSKARKEIEKHVNELRRIL, encoded by the coding sequence ATGCACAGAAACACGACGGACATGATTTACGCTTATCTCAATCAAAAAGGCGGCGTCGGCAAGACGACGCTTTCCATCCACACCGCAGCCGAACTGGCGAAACGTGGGCGCCGTGTCCTGCTGATCGATGCCGATCCGCAAGGTAGTTCGCTGACCTGGTCAAATTGCCGCGAAAAGGCTTTGTTCACGGTGGTGGGAATGCCCAAGGCAACGCTGCACAAAGAGATCGACCTGATGGTGGGCGACTACGACGACGTGGTCATTGACGGACCGCCCCGAGTTACGGAACTAGCCCGCTCGATCATTCTGGCCGCCGATATCGTCATCATTCCCATCCAGCCCTCGCCGATGGACGTTTGGGCAGCGGCCGACACCGTCGACTTGGTCAAGGAAGCCCAAATCTACAAACCGGAACTACGGTGCGTCCTGGCGATCAACCGCAAGATCGCAAACACAGCAATCGGAAGGGACGTGCGAACGGCACTGGCGGAGCTGGAAGTACCGGTGCTCAAGCACGACATCGGTCAACGAGTCACATTCGCTGAAACCGCGGCGAACGGATCCACTGTACTGGATCAACGCCGCAGCAAGGCCCGAAAAGAAATCGAAAAGCACGTCAACGAACTCAGGAGGATCCTATGA
- the tnpA gene encoding IS66 family insertion sequence element accessory protein TnpA → MNRAETAKLWTERLQRFEQAQMTVAQFCSAEGVSQPSFYNWKRKLRSTRDPKVPVVAKFVPVSFQATPDRPAPAANLANATIELPGGIRIRIEVPTDSQPNPLRKDQP, encoded by the coding sequence ATGAATCGAGCCGAAACCGCGAAGCTTTGGACGGAGCGTCTGCAACGATTTGAGCAAGCTCAGATGACGGTCGCTCAATTCTGTTCCGCCGAAGGTGTTTCGCAGCCGTCTTTCTACAACTGGAAACGCAAGCTGCGGTCGACGCGGGATCCGAAAGTCCCCGTCGTGGCCAAGTTTGTGCCCGTCTCGTTTCAAGCCACACCGGATCGCCCCGCTCCCGCAGCCAATCTCGCGAACGCGACGATTGAACTTCCCGGTGGCATCCGCATTCGTATCGAAGTGCCAACTGATTCTCAGCCGAATCCACTGCGCAAGGATCAACCATGA
- a CDS encoding trypsin-like peptidase domain-containing protein, with amino-acid sequence MRQLTRLIPALIFFTGFAATCCGESEFSLRVLKSSDSGNVKRAGTALLCSYKDEQYLVTAYHVAYKAKQLALGHFDGKEHEDLQNFVQSSFWCKPEVDLCIFKCKPDQLDRLTEQTGDFRARVFDIATPKKGMPVRVAGNPRITLFQDQPYKRTSYEPPNIVSMATIAELSTAGERLDELVVPAASNTTLVMLGSFDIVYGYSGGPIVSGEKNVVGVLVGGDPDKGIVTWGIPLSYFGQVIDQGVKLELSNTLAWPGKAFAADAYGSDSSELVLRFPIEHSAPEERFLEGVAWVSSSVRLSESGRLDGIVTVGTDEFLKGFHGEVIVFLMDDAGNVLWTTEKEHRYGVPVGISKVREDEVWTENVPRHILPRVRRISILQRYAPTPNPNIEDFVSDLLKDGALMKTLRESAKSLQRQIEN; translated from the coding sequence ATGCGCCAGTTAACGAGATTGATCCCGGCACTCATCTTCTTCACAGGATTTGCAGCAACATGTTGCGGTGAATCTGAGTTTTCACTTCGCGTACTAAAGTCAAGCGATTCTGGTAACGTCAAGCGGGCTGGCACTGCACTACTCTGCTCGTATAAAGATGAGCAATACTTAGTTACGGCATATCATGTCGCTTACAAGGCCAAACAGTTGGCCCTTGGTCATTTCGATGGAAAAGAGCACGAAGATCTACAGAACTTTGTCCAGTCCAGTTTTTGGTGTAAACCCGAAGTTGATCTTTGCATCTTCAAGTGCAAACCGGATCAATTGGACCGCCTGACGGAGCAAACTGGAGATTTTCGAGCACGCGTCTTTGATATCGCAACGCCTAAAAAGGGCATGCCCGTGCGAGTAGCGGGCAACCCACGCATTACATTGTTTCAGGACCAGCCTTACAAACGAACCAGCTACGAGCCACCTAATATCGTTTCGATGGCGACAATCGCAGAGCTATCTACAGCAGGTGAGCGTTTAGATGAGCTTGTTGTTCCTGCTGCGTCAAACACCACTCTTGTTATGCTGGGTAGTTTTGACATCGTGTACGGCTACAGTGGTGGTCCGATCGTGAGTGGTGAAAAAAACGTCGTAGGGGTTCTGGTTGGTGGGGATCCAGACAAAGGGATTGTGACTTGGGGGATACCGCTGTCGTACTTTGGTCAGGTTATCGATCAAGGTGTGAAGCTGGAACTGTCAAACACCTTGGCGTGGCCTGGCAAGGCATTTGCCGCCGATGCATACGGTTCCGACTCGAGCGAGTTGGTATTACGTTTCCCCATCGAACATTCGGCGCCCGAGGAACGATTCTTAGAAGGCGTGGCCTGGGTATCAAGCAGTGTAAGATTATCGGAATCAGGGCGACTTGACGGTATTGTCACGGTTGGAACCGATGAGTTCTTGAAGGGGTTTCATGGTGAAGTGATCGTGTTTCTGATGGACGATGCAGGGAATGTGCTCTGGACAACTGAGAAAGAGCACAGGTACGGCGTGCCAGTCGGAATCAGCAAAGTCCGCGAGGATGAAGTTTGGACCGAAAATGTGCCACGTCACATACTTCCTCGTGTTCGAAGAATTTCGATTCTTCAGCGGTATGCTCCAACGCCAAATCCGAATATTGAAGATTTTGTTTCAGATCTACTTAAGGATGGTGCGCTAATGAAAACGCTTCGAGAGTCTGCCAAAAGCCTTCAACGACAGATCGAGAACTAG
- a CDS encoding lipase family protein, whose protein sequence is MNPESYLLPLGLLAVGSLVFTLHLARRREDARVAFACFILLSGLLGLGVVRVLRSTPGGIDVVNEDDGDDLFPPIVSDDDLDPLHESWDSEGTASWPVASLMSRLSDIAYRPPVLATDEFRALGFDEVVPVSSATMFGYVVSDGDVAVIAFRGSEEEFGDWWANLSRSPFPLEVGDVHTGFWNGYQSLKSQIEVALDRARPRHLWVTGHSLGGALAVCCAYDSELSGRPIAGVVTFGQPMVARPTLADDIDDRLLGRYARFVNRSDIVARIPPSYRPAGSLVWFTDDGLKRSKPKRQMFGSPFSEDGGLKGAFGDFDEPDPLSEAEYQQWLADQAAPPVARNENGEVLLQGNSPYLSNHSIDLYVDEVRSLIWGSESSNSMDDILGR, encoded by the coding sequence ATGAACCCTGAATCTTACCTTTTGCCCCTGGGGTTGCTCGCCGTCGGCAGCCTGGTATTCACGCTGCACTTGGCCAGGCGGCGAGAGGATGCTCGCGTCGCGTTTGCGTGCTTCATTTTGCTTTCTGGATTGCTCGGCCTCGGCGTTGTCCGAGTGCTTCGTTCGACTCCGGGCGGCATTGATGTGGTCAATGAGGATGACGGCGACGATCTGTTCCCGCCGATTGTTTCTGACGATGACCTGGATCCACTACATGAATCGTGGGATAGCGAAGGGACTGCGAGCTGGCCCGTGGCCTCGCTCATGAGCAGGCTGAGCGACATTGCCTATCGACCGCCGGTCTTGGCGACCGATGAATTTCGCGCGCTGGGTTTTGATGAGGTTGTCCCGGTCAGCTCGGCGACCATGTTCGGCTACGTGGTGAGCGATGGCGACGTGGCAGTGATTGCTTTCCGCGGTAGCGAAGAGGAATTTGGCGATTGGTGGGCCAACCTCAGTCGATCGCCGTTTCCTCTGGAAGTCGGCGATGTCCACACAGGTTTCTGGAACGGCTATCAATCGTTGAAATCGCAAATTGAAGTGGCATTGGACCGCGCGCGACCGAGACACTTGTGGGTCACCGGCCACAGTCTTGGCGGAGCGTTGGCGGTTTGCTGTGCCTACGATTCAGAGCTCTCTGGTCGGCCGATCGCCGGGGTCGTCACCTTCGGTCAACCCATGGTCGCGAGACCAACGCTGGCCGACGACATCGACGATCGCCTGCTTGGACGATATGCCCGGTTCGTAAATCGAAGCGACATTGTCGCGAGGATCCCACCAAGCTACCGCCCCGCTGGCAGTCTAGTTTGGTTCACCGATGACGGACTGAAACGATCAAAGCCGAAAAGGCAGATGTTTGGCTCACCGTTTTCGGAAGACGGTGGTTTGAAAGGTGCGTTTGGTGATTTCGATGAACCGGACCCGCTCAGCGAGGCCGAGTACCAACAGTGGCTTGCAGACCAAGCCGCCCCACCCGTTGCTCGAAACGAAAACGGCGAAGTCTTGCTGCAAGGAAACTCCCCTTACCTAAGCAACCATTCCATCGACCTGTACGTCGACGAAGTCAGGTCGCTCATTTGGGGATCTGAAAGTTCAAATTCGATGGATGATATTTTGGGTAGGTAA
- a CDS encoding type IV secretory system conjugative DNA transfer family protein has protein sequence MIDLHDGLPRGRHAKHVGVPPQSYFEPTSNLRATESLSFNPYDNQASKWFLGVCDAKIVSGQRLRDGRANRYAMGGQGCGLGDDRHLVLIAGSRSGKGRSVLIPNLICLPGSTSILCLDPKGDLAKYTARYRADGLGQRVGVLDPFGVSGPATERFRIAFNPLSLLDPENRQTFIPNAKLIADSLIVSGDHQDRHWDETAKQILSGLCAHVRTHERYQSARDLVTVWQLVAELATRDPDNPHQYWLQQEMQHSDAASGMISNAARQFYDRTGGEFSSVLSNLRRHTDWIGIECMQDCLSGESIDLRDLKRDSITIYSALPAMRMGDLSGWNRLLVQLSLAAHEEVQIQSGDSTVMMLDEFNVLGHLACLETAAAQIAGLGVKIVAVIQDLGQLQSKYPKSWETFIANAGALQIFGLADQTSLEYASKRLGQATCVTRSTNAPSFDQATQQAATGESWSLSVHPLLDPEELGRSFSRDDKLLRQLILRPGFRPAILQRAFYDKHEFFAGRFDDAR, from the coding sequence ATGATCGATCTACACGATGGATTGCCACGCGGCCGGCACGCGAAACACGTTGGTGTTCCGCCGCAGTCGTACTTCGAACCGACGTCCAACCTTCGCGCTACGGAGTCACTGTCCTTCAACCCATACGACAACCAGGCGTCAAAGTGGTTCCTCGGTGTGTGTGACGCGAAGATCGTGTCGGGGCAAAGACTTCGCGACGGACGGGCCAATCGATACGCGATGGGTGGGCAAGGCTGCGGACTGGGCGACGATCGCCATCTCGTTTTGATTGCCGGTTCTAGGTCCGGTAAAGGACGTTCGGTCCTGATCCCGAATCTGATCTGCCTGCCGGGATCAACGTCGATTCTATGCCTGGATCCCAAGGGCGATTTAGCGAAATACACCGCACGCTACCGAGCCGACGGGCTGGGGCAGCGAGTAGGGGTGCTAGACCCTTTCGGCGTTTCCGGGCCGGCGACCGAACGGTTTCGGATCGCATTTAATCCGTTGTCGCTGCTGGATCCCGAAAACCGCCAAACTTTCATTCCCAATGCCAAGTTGATTGCCGATTCACTGATCGTGTCGGGCGATCACCAAGATCGTCACTGGGACGAGACTGCCAAGCAAATTCTCAGCGGCCTCTGCGCCCACGTCCGCACGCACGAGCGTTATCAGTCAGCACGCGACTTGGTCACCGTGTGGCAGTTGGTGGCAGAGCTGGCAACTCGCGACCCCGACAATCCGCACCAGTACTGGCTGCAGCAGGAGATGCAGCACAGCGATGCCGCCTCGGGCATGATCAGCAATGCGGCACGCCAGTTCTACGACCGTACCGGTGGTGAATTTTCGTCTGTCCTTAGTAACCTACGGCGACATACCGACTGGATCGGCATCGAATGTATGCAGGATTGCCTGTCCGGCGAATCGATCGACCTGCGCGACCTCAAGCGTGACTCAATCACCATCTACAGCGCGCTGCCGGCGATGCGAATGGGTGACCTGAGCGGCTGGAACCGACTGCTCGTCCAACTTTCCCTGGCTGCGCACGAAGAGGTTCAAATTCAGTCGGGCGATAGCACCGTCATGATGCTCGACGAATTCAATGTTTTAGGGCATTTAGCTTGCCTGGAGACGGCTGCAGCACAGATCGCTGGGCTGGGCGTGAAAATCGTTGCAGTGATCCAAGACTTGGGCCAATTGCAGAGTAAATACCCTAAATCTTGGGAAACGTTTATCGCCAACGCTGGCGCACTACAGATCTTCGGTCTGGCTGATCAGACCTCGCTGGAGTACGCATCGAAGCGTCTGGGGCAGGCCACGTGCGTCACACGCTCGACCAACGCCCCCAGTTTCGATCAAGCGACGCAGCAGGCGGCTACGGGAGAGTCTTGGTCGCTGAGCGTACACCCGCTGCTGGATCCCGAGGAACTTGGGCGTTCCTTTTCGCGTGATGACAAACTGCTACGTCAGTTGATCCTAAGGCCCGGCTTCCGCCCGGCGATCCTGCAACGTGCGTTCTACGACAAGCATGAGTTCTTTGCTGGGAGGTTTGATGATGCGCGATGA
- the tnpB gene encoding IS66 family insertion sequence element accessory protein TnpB (TnpB, as the term is used for proteins encoded by IS66 family insertion elements, is considered an accessory protein, since TnpC, encoded by a neighboring gene, is a DDE family transposase.), producing MIGLPDGMPIYLCTEPVDFRKGFDGLTGIVTTSLGKSVTDGSLFLFVNRKRDRIKALWWETGGLTLWYRRLEQGTVELPTPPCDQTHVTIDSVELAMWIAGVSLKSAKTRRKRMVA from the coding sequence ATGATCGGATTGCCTGATGGCATGCCGATCTATCTGTGCACCGAGCCGGTCGACTTTCGAAAAGGCTTTGATGGTCTGACCGGAATCGTCACCACCTCGTTGGGCAAGAGCGTCACCGACGGTTCGCTGTTTCTGTTTGTCAATCGAAAGCGAGACCGCATCAAAGCCCTCTGGTGGGAGACTGGTGGATTGACCTTGTGGTACAGGCGACTCGAGCAAGGCACCGTCGAGCTGCCAACGCCTCCCTGTGATCAAACGCACGTCACGATCGATTCGGTCGAACTGGCCATGTGGATCGCAGGCGTCTCACTGAAATCGGCCAAGACAAGACGCAAGCGAATGGTGGCGTAG
- a CDS encoding manganese efflux pump MntP, translated as MSTYAMLLIALGLSTDAFAVSVASGAAHTRHGLRRLIGWGAMFGAASMIGLLVGWLAMQGLTQRSVTGVQQLASVVLIVLGLQMVTSGLALVESASGPDSCPVQNTWGLKTLFLVIAANLDAIAIGAVVPLSGAEMISPVIILGVVNALVSSTGLILGAKAKDIAERPAELVGGVVLASAGGWGIWT; from the coding sequence ATGAGTACCTATGCGATGTTATTGATTGCCCTAGGGCTATCGACCGACGCGTTCGCAGTTTCGGTTGCGAGCGGAGCGGCCCACACAAGGCACGGGCTCCGCCGCCTTATCGGCTGGGGTGCGATGTTCGGCGCAGCCTCGATGATCGGGCTGTTAGTCGGTTGGCTGGCGATGCAGGGACTTACCCAACGTTCGGTGACGGGCGTGCAACAACTGGCCAGCGTGGTCCTGATCGTGCTCGGGTTACAGATGGTGACAAGCGGCCTCGCCTTGGTCGAATCCGCATCAGGTCCGGACAGCTGTCCGGTTCAGAATACCTGGGGTCTGAAAACGCTGTTCTTGGTGATTGCTGCCAATCTTGACGCGATTGCAATCGGCGCCGTCGTCCCCTTATCGGGTGCGGAAATGATTTCCCCGGTGATCATCCTCGGAGTCGTCAACGCACTCGTTTCCAGCACTGGACTAATACTTGGCGCAAAAGCGAAGGACATTGCAGAACGACCGGCCGAGCTTGTTGGTGGCGTGGTTCTAGCATCGGCCGGCGGCTGGGGGATCTGGACCTAA
- a CDS encoding manganese efflux pump, with translation MELISPVIILGVVSAIVSAAGLMPGAKEKGIAQRPAELVGGVVLASAGGWGIWT, from the coding sequence ATGGAGTTGATTTCCCCGGTGATTATCCTCGGAGTCGTTAGCGCGATCGTTTCCGCCGCAGGCTTGATGCCTGGTGCGAAAGAGAAGGGCATCGCACAACGACCGGCCGAGCTTGTTGGTGGCGTGGTTCTAGCATCGGCCGGCGGCTGGGGGATCTGGACCTAA
- a CDS encoding pentapeptide repeat-containing protein — MVQPLGSGGDAKIRVLVLEALEGLSLFSRCHEKPLSNAEVFTLAKQLAGTLDAIHRAGVWHLDISPRNLFLRNTDDGSIDAVILDFGLSQQAGEYRQGAILYDGKNLEELLVGYGTQGFQSPEIKGRTRISPATDVYSLGCVLGYALTGKDDRDPEAFRKAIHTATKRSLRLRRIIFDCINGDSHKRSLRAATAEGWGRRSWVAIAACVIAISLAVTGLVNRDPARQEVATTGDGKAVMPDLEVPTEQSHAPIVNEDPSGTDQSQTEQALNAMSYTEALSVYEAVTARRDGSMLGQQIAFPILIRNGSTFSGADLSGTSLDKVDLRGADFSGAELRFCEFREADASGCNFSGADFAFANLRSLSATQSDFSGSVAPYSIAEEANFSDSSFRRSYFVGSRLSGADFSGSDLTGANFSFCDITNAKFDGAILTDCIFAGCGGGGATFAEAKVRRTNVAGAYLNDDQFTAEQRKALSARGEPLFHQPLYIKESIPSTRFDSGYIYEDIIGHPVPLAWNPSIELPGKRSGWPPTTERELLMFDTEYAVLPRMTIHRDMLISGRKTLVKERVSNLRQLLAEAADPTARLTYPGNFEDDETQQIANAMQSFRQVDAPQPAVFDFVRLLLTEDVEVPKYLVKASIDDRFKWELGGLGRAEVGESFLYEEKDASLSELASPTVNGSTRLFEGDALELGNDSRDRLEAWIQGQGSDAKQPTLIELAVHLRIYAMKDGDANVYPTSAQNDWPTADDDWEYYRPFAKRNGVSERFVPVHTHITRDGNEKTAFVYGCTLPKNFLDICKTVVPELESSSLLPANRLTVSVIGTFDSVVRYSDGMLVNLKIQKVTTVD; from the coding sequence GTGGTTCAACCTCTTGGAAGTGGGGGAGACGCCAAAATTCGCGTCCTCGTTCTTGAGGCACTAGAAGGCTTAAGTCTCTTTTCCCGCTGTCATGAAAAGCCACTGAGTAATGCCGAAGTTTTTACGTTGGCTAAACAGCTTGCTGGCACACTGGACGCCATTCACCGTGCAGGCGTCTGGCATCTCGACATATCTCCTAGGAACCTTTTCCTTCGAAATACTGACGATGGGTCGATTGATGCGGTGATTCTTGACTTCGGGCTTTCCCAACAGGCGGGAGAATATCGGCAAGGTGCGATTCTATATGACGGAAAAAATCTCGAAGAACTTTTGGTTGGATACGGAACGCAGGGATTCCAAAGTCCAGAAATCAAGGGCAGAACTAGGATATCGCCAGCAACTGACGTTTACTCGCTTGGTTGCGTTCTCGGCTATGCCCTCACCGGCAAAGATGACAGAGACCCGGAAGCATTCCGCAAGGCCATTCACACCGCCACGAAACGGAGTCTTCGGCTGCGCCGGATCATCTTCGATTGCATCAACGGAGATTCGCACAAGCGGTCCCTTCGTGCTGCGACCGCTGAAGGCTGGGGACGACGTAGCTGGGTTGCAATAGCAGCGTGTGTGATCGCCATAAGTCTTGCAGTTACTGGATTGGTAAACCGAGACCCCGCTAGACAGGAAGTAGCAACGACTGGCGATGGTAAAGCGGTCATGCCCGATTTGGAGGTGCCGACCGAGCAATCGCATGCACCGATCGTAAATGAAGACCCGTCAGGCACCGATCAATCACAAACCGAACAAGCTTTGAATGCAATGTCCTACACCGAGGCTCTTTCAGTTTATGAAGCAGTTACCGCACGGCGTGATGGTTCGATGCTTGGGCAGCAAATTGCCTTTCCGATCCTCATCCGTAACGGGTCGACGTTCAGCGGTGCTGACTTGTCTGGAACTTCACTCGACAAAGTCGATCTTCGCGGAGCCGACTTTTCGGGAGCTGAATTGCGATTTTGCGAGTTTCGTGAAGCCGATGCTTCGGGCTGCAATTTCTCTGGAGCCGATTTCGCGTTCGCGAACCTACGATCGCTGTCCGCAACACAGTCTGATTTTTCAGGCTCGGTGGCTCCCTACAGCATCGCGGAAGAAGCAAACTTCAGTGACTCTTCCTTCCGCAGGTCTTACTTCGTGGGAAGCCGATTGAGTGGAGCGGACTTTTCCGGATCGGACCTCACGGGAGCGAACTTCAGTTTCTGCGATATTACCAACGCCAAGTTCGATGGTGCCATTCTAACCGATTGCATCTTTGCAGGGTGCGGCGGAGGCGGCGCGACATTCGCCGAAGCCAAGGTGAGGCGAACCAATGTCGCCGGCGCATACCTAAACGACGATCAGTTTACGGCGGAGCAACGAAAGGCGCTGTCGGCAAGAGGCGAGCCGCTGTTTCATCAGCCGCTCTACATCAAGGAATCAATACCTTCCACACGGTTTGACAGCGGTTACATCTACGAGGACATCATCGGTCATCCTGTACCGCTCGCCTGGAACCCGTCCATCGAGCTCCCCGGCAAACGTAGCGGCTGGCCCCCTACGACCGAACGAGAGCTATTGATGTTCGACACGGAGTACGCCGTGTTGCCCCGTATGACCATCCACCGGGACATGCTCATCAGTGGCCGCAAAACCCTGGTTAAAGAACGGGTTTCCAACCTGCGGCAGCTATTGGCGGAGGCCGCTGACCCAACTGCACGACTGACCTACCCAGGAAATTTTGAAGACGATGAAACACAACAGATAGCGAACGCGATGCAAAGTTTCCGTCAGGTAGACGCACCGCAACCGGCAGTGTTCGACTTTGTTCGCTTGCTTTTGACCGAGGATGTTGAGGTTCCGAAATATCTTGTCAAAGCCTCCATCGATGACCGCTTCAAATGGGAACTCGGTGGCTTGGGCCGAGCCGAGGTTGGCGAATCGTTTCTCTATGAAGAAAAAGACGCAAGCCTTTCGGAGCTAGCAAGCCCCACCGTCAATGGATCGACGCGGCTATTTGAAGGCGACGCCCTCGAGTTGGGAAATGACTCTCGAGATCGCCTAGAAGCATGGATTCAAGGCCAAGGTAGCGACGCAAAGCAACCTACCCTTATCGAATTGGCCGTCCATTTAAGGATTTACGCAATGAAAGATGGTGACGCCAATGTATATCCCACCTCAGCACAAAATGACTGGCCGACCGCAGATGACGACTGGGAATATTACCGGCCGTTCGCGAAGCGTAACGGAGTGTCAGAACGGTTTGTGCCAGTCCATACCCACATCACACGGGACGGAAATGAAAAAACAGCCTTCGTGTACGGCTGCACCCTTCCGAAGAACTTCTTGGACATTTGCAAGACCGTCGTACCGGAACTGGAATCGTCCAGTTTGTTGCCGGCCAACCGTCTTACAGTGTCCGTCATTGGAACGTTCGATTCCGTCGTACGGTACTCCGATGGGATGCTAGTCAACCTGAAGATTCAAAAGGTCACTACGGTGGATTGA
- a CDS encoding helix-turn-helix domain-containing protein codes for MFFTIKEVAAELKISLSMVYALVARGELACHEFGSCKRVAESDLQQFLDEKRKSIPKLPRGSGRHF; via the coding sequence ATGTTTTTCACCATCAAAGAGGTCGCCGCAGAGCTCAAAATCAGCTTGAGCATGGTCTATGCCTTGGTCGCTCGCGGCGAACTGGCGTGCCATGAATTTGGCTCCTGCAAACGGGTTGCTGAATCGGACCTGCAGCAGTTTTTGGACGAGAAGCGAAAGTCGATACCCAAACTACCACGTGGTTCGGGACGTCATTTCTAA
- a CDS encoding plasmid partition protein ParG — MSKQIKMQVRPSRGNEADQWVEARKVEPEFPPVKMKRLTIDIDPDLHTKLKVHCAMKETEIVSLMRELIQNELGAE; from the coding sequence ATGAGCAAACAAATCAAAATGCAAGTTCGGCCGAGCCGAGGAAACGAAGCCGACCAATGGGTCGAAGCCCGCAAAGTCGAGCCCGAATTCCCGCCAGTAAAAATGAAACGGCTAACGATCGACATCGACCCAGATCTGCACACGAAGCTGAAGGTCCACTGTGCGATGAAAGAGACGGAAATCGTCTCCCTCATGCGGGAACTGATTCAGAATGAACTCGGGGCTGAATAA